The Cyprinus carpio isolate SPL01 chromosome A19, ASM1834038v1, whole genome shotgun sequence genome has a segment encoding these proteins:
- the LOC109111505 gene encoding proline-rich transmembrane protein 1-like: MTFPVCFPQAQPYMPNGAPHPGVAPGQMAMHMPNGIALMESRRPPHDYLPIAVLTTVCCFWPTGIIAIIKAVQVRTAVARGDMVTAEIASREARNFSFISLAVGIASIVLCTILTVVVIIASQHHDDDWEP, encoded by the exons ATGACCTTTCCTGTCTGTTTTCCTCAGGCGCAGCCTTACATGCCCAACGGTGCACCTCACCCAGGTGTTGCCCCCGGCCAGATGGCCATGCATATGCCTAATGGCATTGCTCTGATGGAGTCTCGTCGTCCTCCTCATGACTACCTCCCCATCGCCGTCCTCACCACTGTCTGCTGCTTCTGGCCCACAGGAATAATCGCCATCATCAAAGCCGTGCAG GTGCGTACTGCTGTGGCTCGAGGTGACATGGTTACAGCAGAGATCGCCTCGCGTGAGGCACGTAACTTCTCCTTCATCAGTCTGGCGGTGGGAATCGCCTCCATCGTGCTCTGCACCATACTCACTGTTGTGGTTATCATCGCCTCTCAGCACCATGACGATGACTGGGAGCCCTAG
- the LOC109112174 gene encoding helicase SKI2W-like: MEELTLEQITKKSELEEEIDFEKDLLTVPPGLKAGMDFTDKEAKTTKSELNLLSLLSTFDDAIDALPEEKEGVSQKEETVKLPRTNSLEDLGIKDSGSSPSQPSANTVSLTEQKKKAQQEDKGDNKKWAVPVDITSACDDFYKRIPDPAFKYPFELDVFQKQAILRLEAHDSVFVAAHTSAGKTVVAEYAIALSQKHMTRTIYTSPIKALSNQKFRDFKTTFSDVGLLTGDVQLSPESSCLIMTTEILRSMLYNGSEVIRDLEWVIFDEVHYINDAERGVVWEEVLIMLPEHVSIILLSATVPNSVEFSEWIGRIKKRPIYVISTIKRPVPLEHYLYTGNSTKTQKELFLLLDASGNFLTKGYYAAVEAKKERTSKHAQSFGTKNVSQHNTTASQDRAVWQTLLNYLSQRQQTPVVAFTFSRTRCDENARSLTSLDLTSSIEKSEIHSFLQKSLTRLRGGDRQLPQILSMRDLLKRGIGVHHSGILPILKEIIEMLFSRGLVKVLFATETFAMGVNMPARTVVFDSIRKHDGTGFRNLLPGEYIQMAGRAGRRGLDATGTVIILCKAGVHDMGDLHAMMLGKPTVLQSQFRLTYSMILNLLRVEALRVTDMMRRSFSENHRDTQAHEKRISELRNTLSSLPPLDTEGQLSDLLSYYHTITELRITTETLQRAVLESVNGLKALSVGRVVIVNNGQHHNALGVILQVSNDAVNRTFTALIICEKGNEEAAGDDQSNKAFHPIYSTSLFIPEGPCSHTVQKLKLQDISAITTKTLKVIPERIIDNYNKRQQPRFRLDPPGQAISTATQELLRLAEANPNGITTLDPVNDLHLKAVDVVEGVMRHRVLQDCLKDFHCIHSPTFTEQFARVQERMCVQEELDKLLFLVSDQSLTLLPEYHQRIKVLEALQYVDSTGAVQLKGRVACQISSHELLLTELLFENTLSPLAPEESAALLSCLIFTQNTQIDPHITSTLQEGINQVLNVAQRIGELQRECGIPQTAEDFVAQFKFGLTEVVYCWARGMPFAEIAQLTDVQEGTIVRCIQRLDEVLKEVRQAARIVGDSVLGSKMERASLAIRRDIVFTASLYTH, encoded by the exons ATGGAAGAACTGACGTTAGAGCAGATTACGAAAAAGTCAGAGCTGGAAGAAGAAATAGACTTTGAGAAAG ATTTGTTGACGGTTCCTCCTGGGCTGAAGGCTGGCATGGACTTCACTGACAAAG AAGCCAAAACCACGAAGAGTGAGCTGAACCTGTTGTCCCTACTGTCGACCTTTGATGATGCCATCGACGCTCTGCCAGAGGAGAAAGAGGGAGTCTCCCAAAAAGAGGAGACCGTTAAACTTCCCCGAACGAACAGCCTGGAGGACCTGGGAATTAAA GATTCAGGCAGCTCTCCTTCTCAGCCTTCAGCGAACACAGTAAGTCTgactgaacaaaagaagaaagcgcAGCAAGAAGACAAGGGGGACAATAAAAAATGGGCCGTTCCTGTGGACATCACCTCAGCCTGTGACGACTTCTACAAGCGTATCCCTGATCCAGCCTTCAAG TATCCCTTCGAACTGGACGTGTTTCAGAAGCAGGCTATTCTCCGACTGGAAGCTCATGACTCCGTCTTTGTTGCGGCTCACACTTCAGCCGGCAAGACCGTGGTGGCTGAATACGCAATTGCACTTTCCCAGAAACACATGACCAG GACCATTTACACATCCCCCATCAAGGCCTTGTCCAATCAGAAGTTCAGGGACTTCAAGACCACATTCAGTGACGTGGGACTTTTGACTGGAGATGTCCAGCTGAGCCCTGAGTCCTCGTGTCTCATCATGACCACGGAGATCTTGAG ATCTATGCTTTATAATGGGTCCGAGGTCATTCGAGATCTGGAATGGGTCATTTTTGATGAGGTTCACTATATCAATGATGCAGAG AGGGGAGTGGTGTGGGAGGAAGTGCTCATCATGTTGCCGGAGCATGTTAGCATCATCCTGCTGAGTGCCACGGTGCCTAACTCAGTGGAGTTCAGTGAATGGATCGG GCGTATCAAGAAGCGGCCCATCTATGTGATCAGCACAATTAAGAGGCCTGTTCCTCTAGAGCACTATCTCTACACCGGCAACAGCACTAAGACTCAGAAAGAGCTCTTCCTGTTGCTGGACGCCTCTGGAAACTTCCTCACTAAAGG CTACTATGCCGCAGTAGAAGCCAAGAAGGAACGCACTAGTAAACATGCACAGTCTTTCGGCACAAAGAACGTGTCACAGCACAACACAACCGCCAGTCAA GACCGAGCCGTGTGGCAGACGCTGCTGAACTATCTGTCTCAGAGGCAGCAGACTCCAGTGGTGGCGTTCACCTTCTCTCGGACACGCTGTGATGAAAACGCCCGCTCTTTGACCTCTCTGGACCTCACCAGCTCCATAGAGAAGAGCGAGATCCACTCTTTCCTGCAGAAGAGCCTGACCAGGCTGAGAGGAGGCGATCGGCAGCTACCGCAG ATCCTGTCGATGCGCGATTTGCTGAAGAGAGGGATTGGTGTTCACCACAGCGGCATCCTGCCAATCCTGAAGGAGATTATTGAGATGCTCTTCTCCAGAGGTTTAGTAAAG GTGCTGTTTGCTACTGAGACGTTTGCTATGGGTGTGAACATGCCTGCCAGAACCGTCGTGTTCGACAGCATCCGCAAACATGATGGCACAGGTTTCAGAAACCTGCTGCCCG gtgagtaCATTCAGATGGCGGGTCGTGCTGGCAGAAGAGGTTTGGATGCTACAGGGACAGTTATCATCCTCTGTAAGGCGGGAGTTCATGATATGGGAGATCTCCACGCCATGATGCTG GGGAAGCCGACAGTGCTGCAGTCTCAGTTCAGACTGACCTACAGCATGATCCTGAATCTGCTGCGTGTGGAGGCCCTGAGGGTCACCGACATGATGAGGAGGAGCTTTTCTGAGAACCACAGGGATACGCAG GCTCATGAGAAGAGAATAAGTGAGCTGAGaaacacactctcctctctccctccgcTGGACACGGAGGGGCAGCTATCTGATTTACTGTCATATTACCACACCATCACAGAGCTGCGCATCACCACCGAGACCCTGCag cGAGCTGTTCTGGAGTCAGTGAATGGACTGAAAGCTCTGTCTGTGGGGAGGGTGGTGATAGTGAACAACGGCCAGCATCACAACGCCCTGGGAGTCATTCTACAG GTGTCCAACGATGCAGTAAATCGCACGTTCACCGCTCTCATTATCTGTGAGAAGGGTAATGAGGAGGCGGCGGGTGATGATCAGTCTAATAAAGCCTTCCATCCCATCTACAGCACTTCATTGTTTATTCCAGAGG gACCCTGCAGTCATACGGTGCAGAAACTGAAGTTGCAGGACATCTCTGCCATCACAACCAAAACCCTCAAAGTCATTCCTGAGAGAATCATTGACAACTATAATAAAAGACAGCAGCCACGCTTCAG ACTTGATCCACCAGGTCAGGCTATTTCCACAGCAACTCAGGAGCTCCTGCGATTGGCTGAGGCCAATCCAAATGGCATTACGACGCTGGACCCTGTGAATGACCTGCACCTGAAGGCTGTGGATGTGGTGGAGGGAGTGATGAGGCATCGAGTGTTACAGGACTGTCTGAAAGACTTCCACTGCATCCACTCGCCCACCTTCACTGAACAG TTTGCACGAGTGCAGGAGAGGATGTGTGTACAGGAAGAGCTTGACAAGCTTCTGTTCCTGGTGTCAGATCAGTCATTGACTCTGCTGCCTGAGTACCATCAGAGAATCAAG GTGCTGGAAGCGCTGCAGTATGTGGACAGCACTGGGGCGGTTCAGCTGAAGGGCCGTGTGGCgtgtcagatcagcagtcatGAGCTGCTACTGACCGAACTCCTGTTTGAGAACACACTGAGTCCTCTCGCCCCTGAGGAGAGCGCCGCCCTGCTGTCCTGCCTCATCTTCACACAAAACACCCAGATAGACCCGCACATCACCAGCACGCTTCAGGAG GGCATTAATCAAGTACTCAATGTGGCACAGCGTATTGGTGAGCTGCAGAGGGAGTGTGGGATACCTCAAACTGCTGAAGACTTTGTGGCCCAGTTCAAGTTCGGCCTGACTGAGGTTGTGTACTGCTGGGCAAGAGGCATG cCGTTTGCTGAGATTGCCCAGCTGACGGATGTGCAGGAGGGGACGATCGTACGCTGTATCCAGAGGCTGGACGAGGTCCTGAAGGAAGTGAGACAGGCTGCACGCATTGTGGGCGACTCCGTCCTGGGCAGCAAGATGGAAAGAGCCTCACTGGCCATACGCAGAGACATTGTGTTCACCGCCTCGCTCtacacacactga
- the LOC122148852 gene encoding helicase SKI2W-like, whose amino-acid sequence MDKTGLPPVGPDDLPLSLLEMGCSGRFELITHPLPKNRPLPPHSTLPHGLPPTCLDLKTEVEKRFLRDPAWLPVHDVDDAFHKFLKISARDREVESLLHCSLSPLHSGLSVVRDPTTGLIL is encoded by the exons ATGGACAAAACag GCTTGCCCCCGGTGGGTCCTGATGACTTGCCCCTGTCTCTGCTGGAGATGGGCTGCTCGGGGAGATTTGAGCTCATCACACACCCCCTGCCCAAAAACAGACCCCTGCCTCCACACAGCACG CTTCCCCATGGCCTCCCTCCTACTTGTCTGGATCTGAAAACAGAGGTAGAGAAGCGTTTTCTGCGAGACCCTGCTTGGCTCCCGGTGCACGATGTGGATGATGCCTTCCACAAGTTCCTTAA GATAAGTGCGCGAGACAGAGAGGTGGAGTCTCTCCTGCACTGCTCACTGTCTCCACTGCACTCCGGTCTGTCTGTGGTCAGAGACCCCACCACCGGCCTTATTCTGTAA